From the genome of Solanum lycopersicum chromosome 12, SLM_r2.1:
GTTTTCGTTAGGAGGGCGGGGTTCCAGGCCCATTTCGAATTTCAAATTCGAAAAATCTCTCCAAAAGCTGAAGAATTGCACGAAAAAGGGAAAGTGGAGGGTCGAGATGAAACGATCGTCCCGTTGTCGCTAGGACGAAGGCTTGCTGCCAGGCCTGCGAGCGTACGAATCGCAGGAGGAAACGGCTCGCGTGGGAGAGAGACGCGGGTTTGTTGGCGCGTGGGATGGCTTTCCGTTTTCGGGTCTGTTCTTCCGCATTTTTCACGTCTGTTTTCTGGgaaattttgtttttcctctGAGAATGGCGTGAGGTGTGTGGGTATTTGGGGAAGAAGAAGGGAAACGGGTTTGGGGTTGGGTATTAGGTGTTGGGTCGGGTAAGGAATATAATGGGTTGGGTTTAAATGGAAGTGGGCTGAGGCTAATAAAGGGGAATTTGGGCCTGAATGGAAGGGAATAAAATGGAAGTGGGCCGTCTGATTATGGAATGGAAGCCCCAAATCTGGCTCTTAATAAAAATTGGCTAATCCCActttatttagtaaaataattttttgaattcttttcAATGTTCAGATTGACTTATGCTAGTTATTCTATTGTGATAGGtctataacattttatttttacgttatgaaaaattgaatcgaatattatttcatatacaaaaatcaagtgtatactatcaatatttataattaCTGTACTATTTTCCATGTCAACAAAATCCTATATCACAAATTCTTAGATCTGTTGACCATTAGTCAAAGGTTGATTAAGTTATATGAATcattttgactttttaaaaaatatcaaagtgTTTGtgaataattaaattcaataacATGTTTGTAAggaaattaacttttttttcttttttatcaaaaaagagTCTCATACTATTTCCTATttcactttctttcttttatatcaaaaaaaaaaaaatacatatcttttgttattattttcaaaaaattactcAAGTTGAAAGTAATACATATTTAGCTAAATTTTATGGCATGACACTtgaatttttgatttaatttttaaaatggtaAAAACGTCTTAACATCTTAACAACTTTTTATAGATATCTTTATCTTCAACTTTTGACTTAAGTAAGACCCCACTTTTAATATCTTTAGTATTAGCATTTAATATAAGTATATTAGtattataatgataattcaactttacaaGCTTTCACTTTCAATGTAATATAGTTTACTAAATGTTCAACAACTCGAACCTCATTCTTCTGCAGTTGATGTTACGGATTAGTTGCACTCTTCAGCTTTAGTTATACTCATTTTTAGATTGAATAGAAATGAAAAGACTAACAAtgatagtaattcaaccaaagaTAAACTTCAATGCATAAAAGTAGGATAAATTACAAGCTAAAAAATTATGCTCTATTTTCACTTAGAAATATCTCTGTTTACACTGGCATAACTTGTAGAATCATTGGCAAATTGGTCTAGGAAATATTGCATTCTGCTACTTTGGTAGAAAAGCAGAAACATAAGCAACCAAACGACAACACGACATCGATCACATAGTTTGTTAACTAATGAAacaattcacaaataacacaAATGATCCAAAACAAGACTAGCTGGTCTGAAAATAGGAGTGTATTCAAAAGGTATGGTGTTCATGGAAGGAGCATTTTATCGATGAGCATTTGCATAACGATATTGATGTCTGGACACTTCTTGTCTCAAGCagccaatttcatgatctacttTTACACCTTTAACACTTGCACAACAATAGACGTCAACTTACCTGAGCTTGCAGTCTGACCACTCTGGCATGCCAAAAGCCAGCTTCCAAAACATTATGGGGTCAATAGGTAGAGTCATGACCTGGACTATCAGAATGCATATCCATGGATGCATCGACAGAGTTATAACCATTAGAATCTCTATTTTGGTTTTGGGAGTTAGTTTCATTGTGTCTGGTAGCATTTGGAGGTTGAGCATTGTTCGCAAAGTGACTCCCTTGAGCAATGTGATAATTTTGTAGGCTTCGACGAACAGGGCTTGAAAGAGCATTCGAGAAAACATTGTTCTTTGGTTGCTGATCATGATCAGATCGTAAGCCATGTCCTGGAGCGGCTACGCCAACTGGTCCTGGAGAGACATGAAACCCTGAGTTTGCAAAGTGCAACGGTTGGGAATGCTGAGGCGGTGGCCTAGGAGACATCGACTGGTCCTCTCCATTATAATCCAATTCAGACTGACAAGATAAAGAAATGCATATTTAGATACATCAAAACAGGGCTGTCAATACCAAATAAGGACTGGACGTATCCATTATAAGAACAATCAATCTTTGTAAAAAAATGGCAACCAGAATGGTGAAATAGACAACTAAAAGAAACTACTACCCAACTTCCATAACATCAGTGCACATTGAAAGAAAGCAGGACACAGGCTTTTATCAACAAACTACAATATAAAAAGATCTCCACAAGTTTGATCCCCATGAATGGCCAAAAGCTGAGCCAAGATAGATTTAAGCATGTCAAGAGCCACTTCCATCATCACACTTCTGCCcattgtttccttttttttttcttaataattttcCCTCAACcagataaaatatatcaaaattattcttGCAATCTATAACACAGTAATCAGTTAATCTCAATCAAAGCACTCTTTGAGAGATAACAGTATTCACACACAAAAGAAGTTATAAGATCCACAcaagatttaaacaaaattcTTGAAGACACAAACCCCCAAAGCCTAATgtggaagaaaataataaattaaccaTCTGGGCGAGCAATTTAATCGCAGTTCACATCTCTTTTGGTATAAATTATTGTCCCGCATAAGAATCAATATCAAATTCCAGAGAATCAATGCCTTTTAAACTGAAAACACATCATCATGGGGAGATTTCAATATATTCCCTCCGCCCAACTTATGTGGCActttttttgatgaagtaagaTGTTGTATTAGGAAGCAATCAACGAAATGCAAATTACATACACAAAAATATTGTAACTCCTGAGAACAAAAACACCTATTTAATCAGGGGTTAACCACAAGCAAAAGAATGGTCGTTAAGCCATATTGAGGGAGCTAATGAAATCTAAGAGCGGTAATATATCATTTACAGGGACAAATTGCTCCAATGGAAGAGACTAAATAAGGCAAAAGGATTTCAAACTGCCCATTAAATGTGGTATATGGCACTATTTCTTTGATAGTAGTCTGCCCCAAAAAGTTTTACTTGGAAacaaatttatctttaaaatttacCCTTAATAGATTATTTATATAGACACAAATTCTAGGCATATTTTAAGACTATAAgttccaaaagtctttttgCGCACTATTCTCT
Proteins encoded in this window:
- the LOC101258927 gene encoding uncharacterized protein, which produces MGKKRKSLASSLDEVDRTMYSTFCSAANSLSQLYTQAMNQQKLSFLSGERHGMEKLYQWILRQQEGGSRVTTVDIMNYLQSELDYNGEDQSMSPRPPPQHSQPLHFANSGFHVSPGPVGVAAPGHGLRSDHDQQPKNNVFSNALSSPVRRSLQNYHIAQGSHFANNAQPPNATRHNETNSQNQNRDSNGYNSVDASMDMHSDSPGHDSTY